A stretch of the Desulfobacter sp. genome encodes the following:
- a CDS encoding M48 family metalloprotease yields the protein MILDNFLTHSKVCRRDFLKFSAMAALSGAGIGGIFGCAVDPVTGQQQLMLMSQEQEMAIDRQQSPFQFSSDYGVTQEPGLNEYISSVGKGLLKGVHRPAMNYNFQCVNATYINAYAFPGGSIAATRGILLKLENEGELAALLGHELGHVNARHSAEQASKGTISSLLIGSLSAIASTQNSGFRELTQQLGALSQGLFLSKYSRSNENEADALGQLYMTRAGYSSKGFVGLMNMLNSLNKSHGNSVQMLFATHPMSTDRLEAAIKRDDSEYAGTKDFPLHRERYMDKTAGLRKKAKAIVLMQQGETYLSQKKYDKAQQAFGSAIKKADQDYTAHLLMAKCMLTQKKSKSALSYADKAKQLYPKESQGYYVSGLAGLGQKKYTRAYEDFKRCDALLPGNPQLTFYQGFTLDKTSNQKTAADLYIAYLKQINYASNQYSQYAYKRLKAWGYAK from the coding sequence ATGATCTTGGATAATTTTTTGACTCATTCAAAAGTCTGCCGACGGGATTTTTTAAAATTTTCTGCTATGGCAGCCTTGTCAGGTGCCGGCATTGGCGGGATTTTCGGATGTGCTGTTGATCCTGTAACCGGACAACAACAGCTTATGCTCATGTCCCAGGAGCAGGAGATGGCCATTGACAGGCAGCAGTCCCCGTTTCAGTTTTCATCTGATTACGGGGTCACCCAGGAACCCGGCCTTAATGAGTATATTTCCTCTGTGGGAAAAGGGTTGCTCAAAGGGGTTCACCGTCCGGCCATGAATTATAATTTTCAATGTGTTAATGCCACCTATATCAATGCCTATGCCTTTCCAGGCGGCTCCATTGCAGCGACTCGGGGCATATTGTTAAAACTTGAAAACGAAGGGGAACTGGCTGCCTTGCTCGGGCATGAATTGGGTCATGTCAATGCACGCCATTCAGCAGAACAGGCCTCAAAAGGAACCATTTCCAGCCTGTTGATCGGCAGTTTATCAGCCATTGCCTCCACCCAGAATTCAGGATTTAGGGAACTGACCCAGCAACTCGGGGCTTTAAGCCAGGGACTATTCTTGTCCAAATACAGCCGGAGCAACGAAAATGAGGCAGATGCTTTGGGACAGCTGTATATGACCCGTGCCGGGTATAGTTCAAAAGGATTTGTCGGCCTTATGAATATGCTCAACAGCTTGAATAAATCCCATGGCAACAGTGTGCAAATGCTCTTTGCCACCCATCCCATGAGCACGGACCGCCTTGAGGCCGCCATAAAAAGAGATGACAGTGAATATGCCGGTACAAAAGACTTTCCCCTGCACAGGGAACGGTATATGGACAAGACTGCAGGACTGAGAAAAAAGGCAAAAGCCATTGTGCTGATGCAGCAGGGAGAAACCTATTTAAGTCAAAAAAAATATGATAAAGCCCAGCAGGCATTTGGATCGGCCATTAAAAAAGCCGACCAGGATTATACCGCCCACCTGCTCATGGCCAAATGCATGCTGACCCAGAAAAAATCAAAATCAGCGCTCTCCTATGCTGACAAGGCAAAGCAATTGTACCCCAAAGAGTCCCAGGGGTATTATGTGTCTGGACTGGCAGGTCTGGGTCAAAAAAAATATACCCGGGCATATGAGGATTTTAAACGCTGCGATGCCCTTTTGCCCGGCAATCCGCAACTGACCTTTTATCAAGGGTTTACCCTTGATAAAACCAGTAACCAAAAGACAGCGGCAGATCTGTATATTGCCTATTTAAAACAGATCAACTATGCCTCCAACCAGTACAGTCAATATGCCTATAAAAGGTTGAAAGCGTGGGGGTATGCCAAATAA
- a CDS encoding response regulator, with the protein MACALYLIGQANQKKAALEGVVLKLKQKAKQDEQNQDNELVRMNKSLVLEIRAHTEAETRLKESEEKYKNLVNSLPQGIFIVQEGKIVFFNPGLELLTQYDGEKLFGMDPDLLFVQNKDLEPDPDGYEFIRAKDNSKICVEKQWVQIAYKEKPAQLFTLRDITERLKARTDKTRLESELEKAKKMEALGLLAGGVAHDLNNVLSGIVSTPELLLMDLPRDSQLREPLLTIKDSGKRASVIVDELLTLGRGSAKVVEAVNLNSVIQTYLRSPECQKSREFHPRVEVETLLDPDIPLLSASGNHLHKVVMNLVGNAMEAIQGSGQIFLSTTFCCLSQKMLKGYKNYLDGEFVRMRVEDTGPGIPNADLDRIFEPFYTKKILGRSGTGLGLSIVWNIVHDHKGYIHVTSRKEKTRFDLYFPVTQDLPGASKPYRIYTLSDYTGNNEIILVVDDSNDQLKITSNMLCRMGYQVVTKASGEAAVEYLTDARVDLVVLDMIMTPGMDGLATFRELRSLDPEIRAVIASGYSKTDDVIQIQNLGAGPFIKKPFSLQTLGLAVKAELEKRKDKGIKK; encoded by the coding sequence ATGGCCTGCGCCCTTTATTTGATTGGACAGGCAAATCAAAAAAAAGCTGCGCTTGAAGGCGTGGTTTTAAAGTTAAAACAAAAGGCAAAACAGGATGAGCAAAACCAGGACAATGAACTGGTCCGGATGAATAAAAGCCTTGTCCTTGAAATCAGGGCCCATACAGAAGCTGAAACAAGGCTCAAAGAAAGCGAGGAAAAGTATAAAAATCTGGTCAACTCTTTGCCCCAAGGTATATTTATTGTCCAAGAGGGGAAAATTGTTTTTTTTAATCCCGGCCTTGAATTGTTAACCCAATATGACGGGGAAAAATTATTCGGCATGGATCCTGACCTTCTTTTTGTCCAAAACAAGGACCTAGAACCTGATCCAGACGGGTATGAGTTTATCAGGGCAAAGGACAACTCAAAAATTTGTGTTGAAAAACAATGGGTTCAAATTGCGTACAAGGAAAAACCTGCACAGCTTTTTACCCTAAGGGACATTACCGAGCGACTCAAGGCCCGCACGGATAAAACCCGGCTGGAATCGGAACTTGAAAAGGCAAAAAAAATGGAAGCCCTGGGATTGCTTGCCGGCGGCGTTGCCCATGATTTAAACAACGTATTGTCCGGGATTGTATCCACACCTGAGCTTTTGCTCATGGATCTGCCCCGTGATTCCCAGTTAAGAGAGCCTCTTTTAACCATAAAAGATTCAGGCAAGCGGGCATCAGTGATTGTGGATGAATTGCTCACCCTGGGCAGGGGATCTGCCAAGGTGGTGGAAGCTGTAAATCTGAATTCGGTTATTCAAACCTATCTAAGGTCTCCTGAATGTCAAAAAAGTCGTGAGTTTCATCCCAGGGTCGAGGTTGAAACCCTTTTGGATCCGGATATCCCTTTGTTAAGCGCATCAGGAAATCATCTGCACAAAGTCGTGATGAATCTTGTGGGAAATGCCATGGAAGCGATCCAGGGGTCCGGCCAGATTTTCTTATCCACCACCTTTTGTTGTTTATCCCAGAAAATGCTCAAAGGGTATAAAAATTACCTGGATGGTGAATTTGTCCGAATGCGCGTGGAAGATACCGGACCTGGAATACCCAATGCGGATCTGGACAGGATATTTGAACCCTTTTACACCAAAAAGATTCTCGGCCGGAGCGGAACCGGCCTGGGCCTGTCAATCGTCTGGAATATCGTCCATGACCACAAGGGCTATATCCATGTGACAAGCAGGAAAGAAAAGACCCGGTTTGATCTTTATTTTCCAGTGACCCAGGACTTGCCCGGGGCGTCAAAACCGTATAGAATATATACCTTAAGCGATTATACCGGCAACAATGAAATTATTCTTGTGGTTGATGATTCCAATGACCAACTCAAGATCACTTCGAACATGCTTTGCCGTATGGGATATCAGGTGGTGACAAAGGCCTCTGGCGAAGCTGCCGTGGAATATCTCACAGATGCTCGGGTGGATCTGGTTGTTCTGGATATGATTATGACTCCGGGCATGGACGGGCTGGCCACCTTTCGCGAACTTAGGTCTCTTGATCCCGAGATCAGGGCGGTGATTGCCTCGGGATATTCCAAGACAGATGATGTGATCCAGATTCAAAACCTGGGTGCAGGCCCGTTTATTAAAAAACCATTTTCCCTCCAGACCCTTGGTCTGGCCGTCAAAGCGGAATTGGAGAAAAGAAAAGACAAAGGGATAAAAAAATGA
- the murJ gene encoding murein biosynthesis integral membrane protein MurJ → MTSSKTPKNKTLKKIGFASFIMMASVFASRLIGLLRESTIAWLGGANYGVDAYQIAFVIPEILNHVVASGFLSITFIPIFTHYLTSNREQEGYKVFSIILNGFGLALICIMGEAIVFAPELIKVLAPGLTHGPTLDLAVRMTRIIIPAQFFFFSGGLFMAIQFSKERFLIPALAPLIYNLGIIAGGICLYPLMGMEGFAWGVLAGAFVGSFGLQMWGARRAGLRYFLCFDLKHPDFKKYILLTLPLMLGLTMTFSTEILMKFFGSFLDEGSISAMNYALRIMFILVGFFGQAVGMASYPFLAKLASDNKLDQLNQIINKTLKFIFLVLPFSVLFMVVRTEVVAILFKRGAFDTHAVELTAGVLPYFMIGAFAFSAQTIVSRGYFAVQNTLFPALFSTVCVLLSLPLIYAGMISMGIKGVALGLSLSVALTCGLLFETWNRKTQNTEKHEVYRFFFVLVLVSSGLGAMLQGVYLLVIQLILPGSLINNLMICALMGIVFLFMFGLIGKIFHIPEIHTLYHTLFKKVFAWGKKAG, encoded by the coding sequence ATGACTTCATCCAAGACCCCAAAAAACAAGACCCTAAAAAAAATCGGCTTTGCTTCATTTATCATGATGGCCTCTGTATTTGCAAGCAGGCTCATAGGATTGCTGCGTGAATCCACCATAGCATGGCTTGGGGGCGCCAATTACGGGGTTGACGCCTATCAGATCGCCTTTGTTATCCCTGAAATTTTAAACCATGTAGTGGCCAGCGGGTTTTTGTCCATCACCTTTATTCCCATTTTTACCCACTATTTGACCTCGAACCGGGAACAAGAGGGGTATAAGGTCTTTTCTATTATTTTAAACGGATTTGGCCTGGCCCTGATCTGCATCATGGGCGAGGCGATTGTTTTTGCCCCCGAGCTGATCAAAGTTTTAGCCCCGGGATTAACCCATGGGCCCACCCTTGACCTGGCCGTCCGCATGACCCGAATTATCATCCCTGCCCAATTCTTTTTTTTCAGCGGCGGCCTTTTCATGGCAATCCAGTTTTCAAAGGAACGATTTCTCATCCCGGCTTTAGCCCCTTTGATCTACAATTTGGGAATCATTGCCGGAGGCATCTGCCTATATCCGCTCATGGGTATGGAGGGATTTGCATGGGGCGTTCTGGCAGGCGCTTTTGTCGGCAGTTTTGGCCTTCAGATGTGGGGGGCCAGACGCGCCGGGTTAAGATACTTTCTATGCTTTGATCTTAAACATCCTGATTTTAAAAAATATATCCTCTTAACCCTTCCGTTGATGCTCGGGTTGACCATGACCTTTTCAACGGAAATTTTGATGAAATTTTTCGGATCATTTCTTGATGAAGGAAGTATCTCAGCCATGAACTACGCCCTTAGGATCATGTTTATCCTTGTGGGTTTTTTCGGGCAGGCCGTTGGCATGGCCTCTTATCCGTTTTTGGCCAAACTTGCTTCAGATAACAAGCTGGATCAGCTCAATCAAATTATCAACAAGACCCTTAAATTTATATTTCTGGTTCTCCCTTTTTCAGTACTGTTCATGGTGGTCAGAACTGAAGTGGTGGCCATCTTATTTAAACGGGGGGCCTTTGACACCCATGCCGTTGAATTGACCGCCGGCGTGCTTCCCTATTTCATGATCGGTGCCTTTGCCTTCTCAGCCCAGACCATAGTGTCACGCGGATATTTTGCCGTTCAAAACACCTTGTTTCCGGCCCTTTTTTCCACTGTCTGCGTTCTTTTAAGCCTGCCTTTGATTTATGCGGGCATGATCAGTATGGGTATCAAGGGGGTGGCCTTGGGTCTCTCCCTTTCCGTTGCCCTGACCTGCGGCCTTTTGTTTGAAACCTGGAACCGAAAAACCCAAAACACTGAAAAACATGAGGTATACCGATTCTTTTTTGTTCTGGTCCTGGTCAGCTCCGGTTTAGGGGCGATGCTCCAAGGCGTGTATCTTCTGGTGATACAACTCATTCTCCCGGGCAGCCTAATAAACAACTTGATGATCTGCGCTCTCATGGGTATTGTTTTTTTGTTCATGTTCGGACTGATTGGAAAAATTTTCCATATTCCCGAAATCCACACCCTTTATCACACCCTGTTTAAAAAGGTTTTCGCATGGGGAAAAAAAGCAGGATAA
- a CDS encoding IS6 family transposase yields MKNENPFKWRHYEKEIILLNVRWYLRYQLSYRNLEEMMQERGLSVDHSTIYRWVQRYAPEMEKRSRKYLRQSNDSYRIDETYIKVRGKMKYLYRAVDSRGNTIDFLLRSRRNMESAKRFFKKMLRASNSSRPRVLSVDGNPAYPPAVKALKEKKLLNKDCILRQNKYLNNIIEQDHRFIKKLVRAGMGFKTFHSAWRTLKGYEIMNMIRKGQVKNIRKGEILKQKEFVENLFSYAA; encoded by the coding sequence ATGAAAAATGAAAACCCTTTCAAGTGGCGTCATTATGAAAAAGAAATCATCCTGTTGAATGTTCGCTGGTATCTGAGATATCAACTGAGTTACAGGAATCTGGAAGAGATGATGCAAGAACGGGGCTTGTCTGTGGATCACAGTACCATTTACCGATGGGTTCAGCGCTATGCTCCTGAAATGGAAAAGCGAAGCAGGAAGTATCTGCGGCAATCAAATGATTCTTACCGTATTGATGAAACATATATCAAGGTGCGGGGGAAAATGAAGTATCTTTACCGAGCGGTCGATTCCCGTGGAAATACCATCGATTTTCTTCTTCGCAGCAGACGTAATATGGAATCTGCCAAACGATTTTTTAAAAAGATGCTGCGAGCTTCCAATAGCTCCAGACCTCGGGTTCTGAGTGTTGACGGAAATCCTGCATATCCTCCGGCAGTAAAGGCTTTGAAAGAAAAAAAGCTTCTGAATAAGGACTGTATCCTAAGACAGAATAAATATCTGAACAATATTATTGAGCAAGACCACCGGTTTATCAAAAAGCTTGTCAGAGCTGGTATGGGGTTCAAGACATTTCATTCTGCCTGGCGGACGCTAAAAGGCTATGAAATTATGAACATGATCAGAAAAGGACAAGTTAAAAATATCAGGAAGGGAGAAATTTTAAAGCAGAAAGAATTCGTCGAAAATCTGTTTTCTTATGCTGCGTAA
- the ilvD gene encoding dihydroxy-acid dehydratase, with protein sequence MRSHIATKGVARAPHRGLMKALGYTNREIGQPMIGIANSANELIPGHMHLDTIVNAVKSGISMAGGTPMEFSTIGVCDGIAMNHKGMHYSLASRELIADSIEVTATAHPFDAIVMVPNCDKIVPGMLMAAARLNIPCIFVSGGPMLAGRHPKDNTQKIDLVSVFEAVGAVQTGKMTESELTEIEDAACPTCGSCAGMFTANSMNCLTEAIGMALPGNGTIPAPMSSRIRLAKEAGIQIMDLFKKDITPDKIMTKAAFMNSLVVDMALGCSTNTVLHLKAIAHEAGVDIDLNLINKISKKTPHLCSLSPGGADHIEDLDSAGGIQAVMKELSDHDYIDNSLITVTGDSIKINLESVKVKDPQVIRPVQDPYHQEGGLAVLFGNLAPEGCVVKQSAVLPAMMTHKGPARVFNSEEEATKAIMGRQIIPGDVIIIRYEGPAGGPGMREMLTPTSAIAGMGLDDRCALITDGRFSGGTKGASIGHVSPEAAQGGLIALIQEKDMICIDIPAKTIELKISDQEIEKRKALWQKPEPKIKTGYMARYARMVTSAGNGAIFKHS encoded by the coding sequence ATGAGAAGCCATATTGCAACAAAAGGAGTGGCAAGAGCACCCCACAGGGGTCTGATGAAAGCCCTTGGGTACACCAACAGGGAAATTGGTCAGCCCATGATCGGAATTGCCAATTCCGCCAATGAGCTCATACCCGGTCACATGCACCTGGACACCATTGTAAACGCGGTTAAATCCGGAATTTCCATGGCCGGGGGCACGCCCATGGAATTTTCCACCATCGGGGTCTGCGACGGCATTGCCATGAACCACAAGGGCATGCACTACTCTCTGGCCTCACGGGAACTCATTGCCGACAGTATTGAGGTGACGGCAACGGCCCACCCCTTTGATGCCATTGTCATGGTCCCCAATTGTGATAAAATCGTTCCGGGCATGCTCATGGCAGCAGCCAGGCTCAATATTCCCTGTATCTTTGTCTCAGGCGGCCCCATGCTGGCAGGCCGTCATCCCAAGGACAACACCCAGAAAATAGATCTGGTCTCTGTATTTGAAGCCGTGGGGGCAGTACAGACCGGAAAAATGACCGAGTCCGAACTCACCGAAATAGAAGATGCCGCCTGCCCCACCTGCGGTTCCTGTGCAGGCATGTTTACGGCCAACTCAATGAACTGCCTCACTGAAGCCATTGGTATGGCCCTGCCCGGGAACGGAACCATTCCCGCCCCCATGTCAAGCAGAATCCGCCTGGCCAAAGAGGCGGGCATCCAAATCATGGACCTTTTTAAAAAGGATATCACCCCGGATAAAATCATGACCAAAGCGGCCTTTATGAATTCCCTGGTCGTGGACATGGCCCTTGGATGTTCCACCAATACCGTGCTCCACCTCAAAGCCATTGCCCACGAGGCCGGGGTGGACATCGACCTGAACCTTATTAATAAGATCAGCAAAAAGACGCCCCATCTTTGCTCTCTGAGTCCCGGCGGGGCCGACCATATTGAAGATCTGGACTCAGCCGGCGGCATCCAAGCCGTGATGAAAGAACTGAGCGACCATGATTATATTGACAATTCTTTGATCACCGTCACAGGCGATTCCATAAAAATAAACCTTGAAAGCGTAAAAGTCAAAGATCCTCAAGTGATCAGGCCGGTTCAAGACCCATATCATCAGGAGGGTGGACTTGCCGTTCTTTTCGGCAACCTGGCCCCCGAAGGGTGTGTGGTCAAGCAATCTGCTGTTCTGCCGGCCATGATGACACACAAAGGGCCTGCCCGGGTTTTCAACTCCGAAGAAGAGGCCACAAAAGCCATCATGGGCAGACAGATCATACCCGGAGACGTGATCATTATCCGGTATGAAGGCCCTGCAGGCGGACCCGGAATGAGAGAGATGCTCACCCCCACCTCAGCCATTGCCGGCATGGGATTGGATGACAGATGCGCCCTGATCACGGACGGACGGTTTTCCGGCGGCACCAAAGGGGCCAGCATCGGCCATGTATCTCCTGAAGCCGCACAGGGCGGACTCATTGCCCTGATCCAAGAAAAAGATATGATCTGTATTGATATCCCGGCCAAAACCATTGAACTTAAAATTTCTGACCAGGAAATTGAAAAGAGAAAAGCCCTTTGGCAAAAGCCTGAACCTAAAATTAAAACAGGATATATGGCCCGGTATGCCCGGATGGTGACATCTGCAGGTAACGGCGCAATATTTAAACATAGTTAA
- the ilvB gene encoding biosynthetic-type acetolactate synthase large subunit, producing the protein MKLTGAQILVQMIKAQGVDTIFGYPGGATIDIHDELDRHDDLRHILVRHEQGAVHMADAYARAKKATGVALVTSGPGATNTVTGIASAHSDSIPMVVFTGQVPTGLIGNDAFQEVDIVGITRPCTKHNYLVKNPAKLADTIQEAFHIARSGRPGPVLVDLPKDVIQAQIEFNLPEPTQMKSYKPNYKPNKKQMAKAISMLKQTRRPVIFAGGGVILSQGAEELTQIARLANIPVTGSLMGLGAFPGSDPNWLGMLGMHGTYRANMSIGHSDLIFAVGVRFDDRVTGNIEKFAPDAKIIQIDIDPTSIHKNIEVDCPIVGDCKTALKDIYTLMEKEDPKDFQTDRTAWLARIEEWKQTTPLKYDQNYEVIKPQYVVEKLYEITRGEALVTTEVGQNQMWTAQYYHFDKPNHFITSGGLGVMGFGLPAAIGAKAAQPDKLVVNVAGDGSIQMNIQELMTAIESKLDVKIVILNNRFLGMVRQWQEFFYDKAYASTNMENAPDFVKLAEAYGAKGFKCTQPACVTETLETGLNTPGTVIMEFVVEREESVYPMVPAGGAITDMLLV; encoded by the coding sequence ATGAAACTCACAGGAGCTCAAATCCTCGTTCAAATGATCAAAGCCCAGGGCGTGGATACCATTTTCGGTTATCCCGGAGGCGCCACCATTGACATCCACGATGAGCTCGACAGGCATGATGACCTGCGTCATATCCTTGTCCGCCATGAACAGGGAGCTGTTCACATGGCCGATGCCTATGCCCGTGCCAAAAAAGCCACGGGTGTGGCTCTGGTCACCTCGGGTCCCGGTGCCACCAATACCGTCACAGGTATTGCATCTGCCCATTCTGACTCCATCCCCATGGTGGTATTCACAGGACAGGTTCCCACAGGTCTCATCGGCAATGATGCCTTTCAGGAAGTTGATATTGTCGGCATCACAAGGCCCTGCACCAAGCATAATTATCTGGTCAAGAATCCTGCCAAACTTGCCGACACCATCCAGGAAGCCTTTCACATTGCACGGTCAGGCCGGCCCGGCCCGGTTCTTGTGGATCTTCCCAAGGATGTGATCCAGGCCCAAATTGAGTTCAACTTGCCTGAACCCACTCAAATGAAATCCTATAAGCCCAATTACAAGCCCAATAAAAAGCAGATGGCCAAGGCTATTTCCATGCTCAAACAGACCCGCAGACCCGTGATTTTTGCAGGCGGGGGGGTTATTTTATCCCAGGGTGCCGAGGAACTCACCCAGATTGCACGGCTTGCCAATATCCCTGTGACCGGATCTTTGATGGGACTTGGGGCCTTTCCCGGGTCTGATCCCAACTGGCTAGGGATGCTGGGCATGCACGGCACATATCGTGCCAATATGAGCATTGGCCATTCAGACCTGATTTTTGCCGTGGGGGTCAGATTTGACGACAGGGTCACAGGGAATATTGAAAAATTTGCACCGGATGCCAAAATTATCCAGATTGATATTGACCCTACTTCCATCCATAAAAATATCGAGGTGGACTGCCCCATTGTAGGGGACTGTAAAACAGCTTTGAAAGATATTTACACGCTTATGGAAAAAGAAGATCCAAAAGATTTTCAAACGGACAGAACCGCCTGGCTTGCCAGAATTGAGGAGTGGAAACAGACCACACCCTTAAAATATGACCAAAACTATGAGGTGATCAAGCCCCAGTATGTGGTTGAAAAACTCTATGAGATCACCCGAGGAGAGGCCCTGGTCACCACCGAGGTGGGGCAGAATCAGATGTGGACCGCCCAGTATTACCACTTTGACAAACCAAATCATTTTATCACCTCAGGCGGACTCGGGGTCATGGGTTTTGGTTTGCCTGCAGCCATCGGGGCCAAGGCGGCCCAGCCAGACAAGCTTGTGGTCAACGTGGCCGGGGATGGATCCATCCAGATGAATATCCAGGAACTCATGACCGCCATTGAATCTAAACTTGATGTCAAAATTGTCATTCTTAACAACCGGTTTTTGGGCATGGTTCGCCAATGGCAGGAATTTTTCTATGACAAAGCCTATGCCTCCACCAACATGGAAAATGCCCCTGACTTTGTCAAACTTGCCGAGGCTTACGGCGCAAAAGGATTTAAATGTACCCAGCCTGCCTGTGTCACCGAGACCCTTGAAACAGGCCTTAACACCCCGGGCACCGTGATCATGGAGTTTGTGGTTGAGCGGGAAGAATCGGTTTATCCCATGGTGCCGGCCGGCGGGGCCATCACTGACATGCTTCTGGTTTAA
- the ilvN gene encoding acetolactate synthase small subunit: MKINRYLLSILVDNEPGVLSRISGLFSGRGFNIDSLSVAKTTDPDVSVITMVTYCDAHIIEQIKKQLHKLINVIRVNDLTEKQYVERQLALVKVHARTEKRAEIMRIVDIFRSKIVDVGHSHFVIEVSGDSGKIEAFISLMQPVGIVEIATTGAIALGRENGK, translated from the coding sequence ATGAAAATTAACAGATACCTGCTTTCCATTTTAGTTGATAATGAACCCGGGGTGCTTTCCCGGATTTCCGGTCTTTTTTCAGGCCGGGGCTTTAATATTGACTCTTTGAGTGTTGCCAAGACCACGGACCCTGACGTCTCCGTCATTACCATGGTCACCTATTGTGACGCTCACATTATAGAACAGATTAAAAAACAGCTTCACAAGCTGATCAATGTGATCAGGGTAAACGATTTAACTGAAAAACAATATGTGGAACGTCAACTGGCCCTGGTCAAGGTCCATGCCAGAACTGAAAAACGGGCCGAGATCATGAGAATCGTTGATATTTTCAGATCAAAAATTGTGGATGTAGGCCATTCCCATTTTGTTATTGAAGTCTCAGGAGACAGCGGAAAAATTGAGGCTTTTATCTCGTTGATGCAACCTGTGGGCATTGTTGAAATTGCCACCACAGGGGCCATTGCCCTTGGCAGGGAGAACGGAAAATGA
- a CDS encoding citramalate synthase has product MTQVFTHQKALLYDTTLRDGMQGENIFFSPDDKLKIALRLDEAGIHYIEGGWPGSNPGAQAFFELVRDKEFKQAKITAFGATRRPGTTCDQDANLKALIDSGANALTIFGKSWDLHVESIMSNTRTENLAMIQESVAYLLSHGREVIYDAEHYYDGFKANPEFALQTLDAALKGGTHCLVLCDTNGGCLPCDIDTITRQTIAHFKDRKDIIFGIHTHNDCAMAVANAVNAVHAGASMVQGTINGYGERCGNADLTAIIPILSLKMNRDCISRENLGKLQNLSRFVSETANVPPVSSRPFVGKSAFAHKGGVHVSAIMKNLKAYEHMAPELVGNERRVLVSEQSGKSNIAYKAKEFGVDIGDDETRKALIVSNIKELENDGFEFDAAEGSLKLIMEKLTEQYQSHFDLESFRVVVEKDRERPCYSHAMIKIRVGDKTEITSAEGDGPVSALDNALRKALSAMYPKINDMHLVDFKVRVIDGFDGTDAKVRVLIESRDTDNIFSTIGVSEDIIEASWQALADSFQYKLSLDNTNK; this is encoded by the coding sequence ATGACACAGGTATTTACCCATCAAAAAGCCCTCCTATATGACACCACCCTCAGGGATGGTATGCAGGGAGAAAATATCTTTTTTTCCCCGGATGACAAGCTTAAAATAGCCTTACGCCTGGATGAGGCCGGTATCCATTATATAGAAGGGGGGTGGCCCGGATCCAACCCCGGTGCCCAGGCCTTTTTCGAACTGGTTCGGGACAAAGAATTTAAACAGGCCAAAATCACGGCATTCGGTGCCACAAGACGCCCGGGTACAACCTGTGACCAGGATGCCAATCTTAAGGCCCTCATTGATTCAGGGGCAAACGCGCTCACCATTTTCGGCAAATCCTGGGATCTTCATGTGGAATCCATCATGTCAAATACCCGAACGGAAAACCTTGCCATGATCCAGGAGAGCGTAGCCTATTTGCTCTCCCACGGCCGGGAAGTGATCTATGATGCCGAACATTATTATGACGGGTTTAAGGCAAATCCTGAATTTGCCCTTCAGACCCTGGATGCAGCCCTGAAAGGCGGAACCCACTGCCTTGTTCTCTGCGACACCAACGGGGGATGCCTGCCCTGTGATATTGATACCATTACCAGGCAGACCATTGCCCATTTTAAAGATCGTAAAGATATTATTTTCGGCATCCACACCCATAATGACTGCGCCATGGCCGTTGCCAATGCGGTAAATGCCGTCCATGCCGGCGCCTCCATGGTCCAGGGGACCATTAACGGATACGGAGAGCGCTGCGGCAATGCAGATCTCACCGCCATTATCCCCATACTCTCTTTAAAAATGAATAGGGACTGTATTTCCCGAGAGAACCTTGGCAAGCTTCAGAATCTGTCCCGGTTTGTCTCAGAAACCGCCAATGTGCCTCCGGTGAGTTCCCGGCCCTTTGTGGGAAAATCCGCCTTTGCCCACAAGGGCGGGGTTCATGTCTCTGCCATCATGAAAAACCTTAAAGCCTACGAGCATATGGCACCCGAACTTGTGGGCAATGAGCGGCGGGTGCTTGTCTCCGAACAGTCGGGCAAGAGCAATATTGCCTACAAGGCAAAAGAGTTTGGAGTGGACATTGGGGATGATGAAACCCGCAAGGCCTTGATTGTATCCAATATCAAAGAGCTTGAAAACGACGGGTTTGAATTTGATGCCGCAGAAGGCTCACTCAAGCTGATCATGGAAAAACTCACCGAACAATACCAATCCCATTTTGATCTGGAATCGTTTCGGGTGGTGGTGGAAAAAGACAGGGAACGCCCCTGTTATTCCCATGCCATGATCAAAATCCGGGTGGGAGATAAAACAGAGATCACCTCGGCCGAAGGAGACGGTCCTGTGTCTGCCCTGGATAATGCCTTGAGAAAGGCCTTATCTGCCATGTATCCAAAAATCAATGACATGCATCTGGTTGACTTCAAGGTTCGTGTGATTGACGGATTTGACGGCACGGATGCCAAGGTCAGGGTATTGATCGAATCCCGGGATACGGATAATATTTTTTCCACCATCGGGGTTTCAGAAGATATAATTGAGGCCTCGTGGCAGGCATTGGCAGACAGTTTTCAATACAAGCTTTCATTGGACAACACTAACAAATAA